From Pseudomonas alcaligenes, a single genomic window includes:
- a CDS encoding DUF1853 family protein yields MNRLPPLQPSLAELRHPQVRDLAWALLSPPLLQGNLPLRHPLTASRWASDPERLLAWLQQQEQDSSALQQFLANGSRRLGRYYERLWQYALEQAPDVELLAANLPIREQGHTLGELDLLLRDDQGVHHLELAIKLYLGPTSLPGGDPQHWLGPASEDRLGRKLQHLLQHQLPLSASPAAAAQIAEQTQQAPRASLWLGGYLFHPWPQDCAAPADAHPQHLRGHWLPRRAWAQRQALQAGACWLPLARRAWLAPARLSADQLWTKQQFDTWLQQLPGDAPAQLLVRLEPDREGDWQECERLFLVSDHWPLQAPPHPVDDEAQ; encoded by the coding sequence ATGAACCGCCTGCCGCCACTCCAGCCCAGCCTCGCCGAACTGCGCCACCCCCAGGTGCGCGACCTGGCCTGGGCGCTGCTGTCGCCGCCGCTACTGCAGGGCAACCTGCCGCTGCGCCACCCGCTGACGGCCAGCCGCTGGGCCAGCGACCCCGAGCGCCTGCTGGCCTGGCTGCAGCAGCAGGAACAGGACAGCAGCGCCCTGCAGCAGTTTCTCGCCAACGGCTCGCGGCGCCTCGGCCGCTACTACGAGCGCCTCTGGCAATACGCCCTGGAGCAAGCGCCGGATGTCGAGCTGCTGGCCGCCAACCTGCCGATCCGCGAACAGGGCCACACCCTCGGCGAACTGGATCTGCTGCTGCGCGATGACCAGGGCGTGCACCACCTGGAGCTGGCGATCAAGCTCTACCTGGGCCCGACCAGCCTGCCCGGCGGCGATCCGCAGCACTGGCTGGGGCCGGCCAGCGAGGATCGCCTGGGGCGCAAGCTGCAACACCTGCTGCAGCATCAGCTGCCATTGTCGGCCAGCCCAGCCGCGGCGGCGCAGATCGCCGAGCAGACGCAGCAGGCGCCTAGGGCCAGCCTTTGGCTCGGCGGCTACCTGTTCCACCCCTGGCCGCAGGATTGCGCGGCGCCAGCCGATGCCCACCCGCAGCACCTGCGCGGCCATTGGTTGCCGCGCCGCGCCTGGGCTCAACGCCAGGCCTTGCAGGCCGGCGCCTGCTGGTTGCCGCTGGCGCGCCGGGCCTGGCTGGCACCGGCGCGCCTGAGCGCCGACCAGCTATGGACGAAGCAACAGTTCGACACCTGGCTGCAGCAGCTGCCCGGCGACGCGCCGGCCCAGCTGCTGGTGCGCCTGGAGCCTGACAGAGAGGGGGATTGGCAGGAATGCGAGCGGCTGTTCCTGGTCAGCGACCACTGGCCGCTGCAGGCCCCGCCGCATCCCGTCGACGACGAGGCGCAGTAA
- a CDS encoding NAD(+) kinase has product MEQFRNIGIIGRLGSAQVLDTIRRLKKFLIERHLHVILEDTIAEVLPGHGLQTCSRKILGEVCDLVIVVGGDGSILGAARALAGQRIPVLGVNRGSLGFLTDIKPDELEVKVAEVLEGRFLEESRFLLEAEVRRHGEAIGQGDALNDVVLHPGKSTKMIEFELFIDGHFVCSQKADGLIVATPTGSTAYSLSAGGPIMHPKLDAIVIVPMYPHTLSSRPIVVDGNSELKIVVADDLPIYPLVSCDGQNHFTCAPGDTITVAKKPQKLRLIHPLDHNYYEACRTKLGWGGRQWSHD; this is encoded by the coding sequence ATGGAGCAGTTTCGCAATATCGGCATCATCGGCCGCCTGGGCAGCGCCCAGGTACTCGATACCATCCGCCGCCTGAAGAAATTCCTGATCGAGCGTCACCTGCACGTGATCCTCGAAGACACCATCGCCGAGGTGCTGCCCGGTCACGGTCTGCAGACCTGCTCGCGCAAGATCCTCGGTGAGGTCTGCGACCTGGTCATAGTGGTCGGCGGCGATGGCAGCATTCTCGGTGCCGCGCGCGCCTTGGCCGGCCAGCGGATTCCGGTGCTGGGGGTCAACCGCGGCAGCCTGGGCTTCCTCACCGACATCAAGCCGGACGAGCTGGAAGTGAAGGTGGCCGAGGTGCTGGAAGGGCGCTTCCTCGAGGAGAGCCGCTTCCTGCTGGAGGCCGAAGTGCGCCGCCACGGCGAGGCGATCGGCCAGGGCGATGCGCTCAACGACGTGGTGCTGCACCCAGGCAAGTCGACCAAGATGATCGAATTCGAGCTGTTCATCGACGGCCACTTCGTCTGCAGCCAGAAGGCCGACGGCCTGATCGTCGCCACGCCCACCGGCTCCACCGCCTATTCGCTGTCCGCCGGCGGGCCGATCATGCACCCCAAGCTGGACGCCATCGTCATCGTGCCGATGTACCCGCACACCCTGTCCAGCCGACCGATAGTGGTGGACGGCAACAGCGAGCTGAAGATCGTGGTGGCCGACGACCTGCCGATCTACCCGCTGGTGTCCTGCGACGGCCAGAACCACTTCACTTGCGCCCCCGGCGACACCATCACGGTGGCCAAGAAACCGCAGAAACTGCGCCTGATCCACCCGCTCGACCACAACTACTACGAGGCCTGCCGCACCAAGCTCGGCTGGGGCGGCCGCCAGTGGAGCCACGACTGA
- a CDS encoding nuclear transport factor 2 family protein — translation MSLDAQLHPAAAAALQRWHQFIAAQDLRQLPELLHPEAVFRSPMAHTPYPGAPAVNLILNTVLQVFQDFAYHRELASADGLSVVLEFSARVGERELKGIDMIRFDEAGKIVEFEVMVRPMSGLQALGEEMGRRLAPLLAARKG, via the coding sequence ATGTCCCTCGATGCTCAATTGCACCCCGCCGCAGCTGCCGCCCTGCAGCGCTGGCACCAGTTCATCGCCGCCCAGGATCTGCGCCAGCTCCCCGAGCTGCTGCACCCCGAGGCGGTATTCCGCTCGCCCATGGCGCACACCCCGTACCCGGGGGCGCCGGCGGTCAACCTGATCCTCAATACCGTGCTGCAGGTGTTCCAGGACTTCGCCTACCACCGCGAACTGGCCAGCGCCGATGGCCTCAGCGTGGTGCTGGAGTTCTCGGCTCGCGTTGGCGAGCGCGAGCTCAAGGGCATCGACATGATCCGCTTCGATGAGGCCGGCAAGATCGTCGAGTTTGAAGTCATGGTGCGTCCCATGAGTGGCCTGCAGGCCCTTGGCGAGGAGATGGGTCGGCGTCTGGCGCCACTGCTGGCGGCCCGTAAGGGCTGA
- a CDS encoding cyclic nucleotide-binding domain-containing protein, with translation MIEPLNPEQLRSFTPLNVLSEQQWRELRSQLVPQPLLAGQLLFRQGDQARSTYYLLSGELLLRSADGQEERLQAGTAASCHPLSPSLPRLHEARALSDVSVLMLDSATLSRLLTWRLAYQDLLLQLGGKGEDVEWLERLLENPLFAKVPPANVEAMLERLHPIDLPAGSRILQEGESGDCCYFLKSGRAEVFRGGEGSRQVLAELEVGACFGEEALLSDQPRNATVTLIEPGVVLRLDRQDFFALLKAPVVDEVSFGEAARLLSGGAQWLDVRLQDEYERSHAQQTLNMPLHLLRLKTRLLDKGKTYLCYCDSGKRSASAVFLLSQLGFTAYALREGLDALPAIQRDGLLCESGPGYLARTGGRTERSH, from the coding sequence ATGATCGAGCCGCTGAACCCCGAACAGTTGCGCAGTTTCACGCCGCTCAACGTGCTTTCCGAACAGCAGTGGCGCGAGCTGCGCAGCCAGCTGGTGCCCCAGCCGCTACTGGCGGGGCAACTGCTGTTTCGTCAGGGGGATCAGGCGCGTAGCACCTACTACCTGCTCTCCGGCGAGCTGCTGCTGCGCAGTGCCGATGGCCAGGAGGAACGCCTGCAGGCCGGCACCGCCGCCAGTTGCCATCCGCTTTCGCCGAGCCTGCCGCGCCTGCACGAGGCGCGGGCGCTGAGCGATGTCAGCGTGCTGATGCTCGACAGCGCCACCCTCAGCCGCCTGCTGACCTGGCGCCTGGCCTATCAGGATCTGCTGCTGCAGCTGGGTGGCAAGGGCGAGGATGTCGAGTGGCTGGAGCGCCTGCTGGAGAACCCGCTGTTCGCCAAGGTGCCGCCGGCCAATGTCGAGGCCATGCTCGAACGCCTGCACCCGATCGATCTGCCGGCCGGCAGCCGGATTCTGCAGGAAGGCGAGAGCGGCGACTGCTGCTACTTCCTCAAGAGCGGCCGCGCCGAGGTGTTCCGCGGTGGCGAAGGCTCGCGCCAGGTGCTGGCCGAACTGGAAGTCGGCGCCTGTTTCGGCGAGGAGGCGCTGCTCTCCGATCAGCCGCGCAACGCCACCGTGACGCTGATCGAGCCGGGCGTGGTGCTGCGCCTGGATCGTCAGGATTTCTTCGCCCTGCTCAAGGCGCCGGTGGTCGACGAGGTGTCTTTCGGTGAGGCCGCGCGCCTGTTGTCCGGCGGTGCGCAGTGGCTGGACGTGCGCCTGCAGGACGAGTACGAGCGCTCCCACGCCCAGCAGACCCTGAACATGCCGCTGCACCTGTTGCGGCTGAAGACCCGCCTGCTGGACAAGGGCAAGACCTACCTGTGCTACTGCGACAGCGGCAAGCGCAGCGCCAGTGCGGTGTTCCTCCTGTCGCAGCTGGGCTTCACCGCCTATGCCCTGCGCGAGGGCCTGGATGCCTTGCCGGCCATCCAGCGCGACGGCCTGCTCTGCGAAAGCGGGCCGGGCTACCTGGCGCGTACCGGCGGGCGTACCGAACGCAGCCACTGA
- a CDS encoding metallophosphoesterase, whose translation MLLDSERSYDLIGDVHGCARSLARLLEQMGYRREAGVWRHPRRMALFLGDIIDRGPRIREALHLVHEMVEAGQALCIMGNHEYNALGWYTEAPADSPRQYVRERTPRHERLLQQTFRQFDGHAGDWRDFLAWFQQLPLFIDAGRFRLVHACWDKPLIAQLKSQFADGRVDEAFVRASAVPGSFANRVFERLLRGTDMRLPQGLTLTSEEGFTRAYFRTKFWEDDPQTYGDVVFQPDALPESVASLPLTPTDKGRLLQYGADEPMLFVGHYWRRGRPAPIRANLACLDYSAVMYGKLVAYRLDDEQQIDPGKFVWVEVERPEAPQ comes from the coding sequence ATGCTCCTCGACAGCGAGCGCAGCTACGACCTGATCGGCGACGTGCACGGTTGCGCACGCAGTCTGGCGCGCTTGCTGGAGCAGATGGGCTATCGCCGTGAGGCCGGCGTGTGGCGTCATCCGCGGCGCATGGCGTTGTTCCTTGGCGACATCATCGACCGTGGCCCGCGTATCCGCGAGGCCCTGCACCTGGTGCACGAGATGGTCGAGGCCGGCCAGGCCCTGTGCATCATGGGCAACCACGAGTACAACGCCCTCGGCTGGTACACCGAGGCGCCGGCAGACAGCCCGCGCCAGTACGTGCGCGAGCGCACGCCGCGGCACGAGCGCCTGCTGCAGCAGACCTTCCGCCAGTTCGACGGGCATGCCGGCGACTGGCGCGACTTCCTCGCCTGGTTCCAGCAGCTGCCGCTGTTCATCGATGCCGGGCGTTTCCGCCTGGTGCATGCCTGCTGGGACAAGCCGCTGATTGCCCAGCTCAAGAGCCAGTTCGCCGATGGCCGGGTCGACGAGGCGTTCGTCAGAGCCTCGGCGGTGCCCGGCAGCTTCGCCAACCGGGTGTTCGAGCGCCTGCTGCGCGGCACCGACATGCGCCTGCCGCAGGGCCTGACCCTGACCAGCGAAGAGGGCTTCACCCGCGCCTATTTCCGCACCAAGTTCTGGGAGGACGATCCGCAGACCTACGGTGACGTGGTGTTCCAGCCCGATGCCCTGCCCGAGAGCGTGGCCAGCCTGCCGCTGACCCCGACCGACAAGGGCCGCCTGCTGCAGTACGGCGCGGACGAGCCGATGCTGTTCGTCGGCCACTACTGGCGCCGTGGCCGCCCGGCACCGATCCGCGCCAACCTGGCCTGCCTGGACTACAGCGCGGTGATGTACGGCAAGCTGGTGGCCTATCGCCTGGACGACGAACAGCAGATCGATCCGGGCAAGTTCGTCTGGGTCGAGGTGGAGCGTCCCGAGGCGCCGCAATGA
- a CDS encoding AraC family transcriptional regulator produces the protein MKTPRVRLGDLSVGFIHSLVDALHEAGQDGDSLLQQFGLDAARLSEPQGRLSIPRYMRLGHAAIQLCGDPALGLAMGRLSQLGQLGLTGVTAAQAPTLREAARTLTRFEPLYAHNYRGQSSFHEDSKGAWLRFYSISPYNAYNRFVVDSVLAGWYSHLSQLGGQPLRPEKVEIEFPAPPYAERYGELFGCPVEFSAGANQLRLDQPTLARRGLGHCPSTWQQLLALCNQELEQLTRTRSLRERIARLLGPLLHGREPDLEEVAARLQLPVWTLRRKLAEEGTQYRAILNDTRRDLAMAYIRDTELAFGEIAYLLGFASAEAFQRAFKRWSGQTPGEFRRSQRQQAG, from the coding sequence ATGAAAACGCCACGGGTGCGCCTTGGCGATCTCTCGGTGGGCTTCATCCACAGCCTGGTCGACGCCCTGCACGAAGCCGGTCAGGACGGCGACAGCCTGCTCCAGCAGTTCGGCCTGGACGCCGCACGCCTCAGCGAGCCACAGGGACGCCTGTCGATTCCGCGCTACATGCGCCTCGGCCACGCGGCCATCCAGCTCTGTGGCGACCCGGCCCTGGGCCTGGCCATGGGCCGCCTGAGCCAGCTCGGCCAGCTCGGCCTGACCGGCGTCACCGCCGCCCAGGCCCCGACCCTGCGCGAAGCAGCGCGCACCCTGACCCGCTTCGAACCGCTGTATGCCCACAACTACCGCGGCCAGTCGAGCTTCCATGAGGACAGCAAGGGCGCCTGGCTGCGTTTCTATTCGATCAGCCCGTACAACGCCTACAACCGCTTCGTGGTCGACTCGGTGCTGGCCGGCTGGTACAGCCACCTGAGCCAGCTCGGCGGGCAGCCGCTGCGCCCGGAGAAGGTCGAGATCGAATTCCCCGCGCCGCCCTATGCCGAGCGCTACGGCGAGCTGTTCGGCTGCCCGGTGGAGTTCTCCGCCGGCGCCAACCAGCTGCGCCTTGACCAGCCGACCCTGGCCCGTCGCGGCCTGGGCCATTGCCCCAGCACCTGGCAACAGCTGCTGGCGCTATGCAACCAGGAACTGGAACAGCTGACGCGCACGCGCAGCCTGCGCGAACGCATCGCCCGTCTGCTCGGGCCCTTGCTGCACGGCCGGGAGCCGGATCTGGAAGAAGTGGCGGCACGCCTGCAGCTGCCGGTGTGGACGCTGCGGCGCAAGCTGGCGGAAGAAGGGACGCAGTACCGGGCGATTCTCAACGATACCCGGCGCGACTTGGCGATGGCTTACATCAGGGATACCGAACTGGCGTTCGGCGAGATTGCCTATTTGCTCGGCTTCGCTTCGGCGGAAGCCTTTCAGCGCGCCTTCAAGCGCTGGAGCGGGCAGACTCCCGGGGAGTTTCGCCGCAGCCAGCGCCAGCAGGCCGGGTGA
- a CDS encoding hydrolase produces the protein MRKLLLSLPLLLLAASLAGYAWWTAQRDRPHYLSDLRSELVGPPAPAGHHGNLLGIRPQLYPSDYRSPAALRLKLAASLNKARDLGLLGERTVVALPDQIGTWLLLQGEKAEVYAARSLDEANLRLGLSHPWLLLGGHLQGRDLDEALLRDKATQLAQDYQQLFAGLAREYRVTLLAGSLLLPQPSLVDGRIHVGDGPLHEFGLVFDAHGQPLGEPYSAPWPEAASSSHSYQLPLADGSLEVVRSPGSGLYLTPTGSPRGLQLFLRGRLWRLPLSSIEPTPGATSHSGEGAGSQLLNLWLDPA, from the coding sequence ATGCGCAAGCTGCTGCTCTCCCTGCCCCTCCTGCTGCTGGCCGCCAGCCTCGCCGGCTACGCCTGGTGGACTGCGCAACGCGACAGGCCGCACTACCTCAGCGACCTGCGCAGCGAACTGGTCGGCCCGCCGGCCCCGGCCGGCCACCACGGCAACCTGCTGGGCATCCGCCCGCAGCTCTACCCCAGCGACTACCGCAGCCCCGCCGCCCTGCGCCTGAAACTGGCCGCCAGCCTGAACAAGGCGCGCGACCTCGGCCTGCTGGGCGAGCGTACGGTGGTCGCCCTGCCGGATCAGATCGGCACCTGGCTGCTGCTGCAGGGCGAGAAGGCTGAAGTCTATGCCGCCCGCTCGCTGGACGAAGCCAACCTGCGCCTGGGCCTCAGCCACCCCTGGCTGCTGCTCGGCGGCCATCTGCAGGGCCGCGACCTGGACGAAGCACTGCTGCGCGACAAGGCCACGCAATTGGCCCAGGACTACCAGCAGCTGTTCGCCGGCCTGGCCCGCGAGTACCGGGTCACTCTGCTGGCCGGCTCGTTGCTGCTGCCCCAGCCCAGCCTGGTGGACGGCCGGATTCACGTCGGCGACGGCCCGCTGCACGAGTTCGGCCTGGTCTTCGATGCCCACGGCCAGCCGCTGGGCGAGCCCTACAGCGCCCCCTGGCCGGAAGCTGCCAGCAGCAGCCACAGCTACCAGCTGCCGCTGGCAGACGGCAGCCTGGAAGTAGTGCGCAGCCCCGGCAGCGGCCTGTACCTGACGCCCACCGGCTCGCCACGCGGCCTACAACTGTTCCTGCGCGGCCGCCTGTGGCGCCTGCCGCTGTCCAGCATCGAGCCGACTCCGGGCGCCACTTCGCACAGCGGCGAAGGCGCCGGCAGCCAACTGCTCAACCTGTGGCTGGATCCGGCATGA
- a CDS encoding chromosome partitioning protein ParA yields the protein MSMQNKPQMVEAVLFFNERGICKEMLFPEFEALLDGVVNMPEYADEQMRMAYVLINPRLLVRAAVFFYLDFDEKGAADSGWNLPLRHLADNAGRGPDLGAGPIRLACRSQCPVSWHQMHLWDPSLAPGKNDLAVLRDTIKRNQMGLLVVEDAPAVLPERLQIAAEEKWQAPDPAREASEKLAEQKEQEHRLKTAQLIKQQRLRISTLGTQHAEELGRLKLAMEERQRALQTEIHNLHQALRQQEELNTSLKQQLDEQVDNFQSTREEMSQQLRALERHGRTEADILRTQFGGELQAKVAAAVAEYKEQVAIRDVELAYRAEQETQLQQELARLKHERDELAGQGGEQILERLSKLGVVFVVYHPGAGHLTIPLQDIARYQDNPMSYAAAKCFVSETQYRQWLGHYQQPTCEASLPSGERCAMPIDRVETPSRFVVGDSNCCARHKAGSRLRTVS from the coding sequence ATGAGCATGCAGAACAAACCGCAGATGGTCGAGGCCGTGCTGTTCTTCAACGAGCGCGGGATCTGCAAGGAAATGCTGTTTCCCGAGTTCGAGGCTCTGCTCGACGGTGTGGTCAACATGCCCGAGTACGCCGACGAACAGATGCGCATGGCCTACGTGCTGATCAACCCGCGCCTGCTGGTGCGTGCCGCCGTATTCTTCTACCTCGACTTCGACGAAAAGGGTGCTGCCGACTCCGGCTGGAACCTGCCGTTGCGCCACCTGGCCGACAACGCCGGGCGCGGCCCCGATCTCGGTGCCGGGCCGATTCGCCTGGCCTGCCGCAGCCAGTGCCCGGTGTCCTGGCACCAGATGCACCTGTGGGATCCGAGCCTGGCACCGGGCAAGAACGACCTGGCGGTGCTGCGCGATACGATCAAGCGCAACCAGATGGGCCTGCTGGTGGTCGAGGACGCTCCGGCCGTGCTGCCCGAGCGCCTGCAGATCGCCGCCGAGGAAAAATGGCAGGCCCCCGACCCGGCGCGCGAGGCGTCCGAGAAGCTGGCCGAGCAGAAGGAACAGGAACACCGCCTGAAGACCGCCCAGCTGATCAAGCAGCAGCGCCTGCGCATCAGCACCCTGGGTACCCAGCACGCCGAGGAGCTGGGTCGCCTCAAGCTGGCCATGGAAGAGCGTCAACGCGCGCTGCAGACGGAGATCCACAACCTGCACCAGGCCCTGCGCCAGCAGGAAGAGCTGAACACCAGCCTCAAGCAGCAGCTGGACGAACAGGTCGACAACTTCCAGAGCACCCGCGAGGAAATGTCCCAGCAGCTGCGTGCCCTGGAGCGCCACGGGCGCACCGAGGCGGATATCCTGCGCACCCAGTTCGGCGGCGAGCTGCAGGCCAAGGTGGCGGCGGCGGTGGCCGAGTACAAGGAGCAGGTGGCCATTCGTGATGTCGAGCTGGCCTACCGGGCCGAGCAGGAAACCCAGCTGCAGCAGGAGCTGGCGCGTCTCAAGCACGAGCGCGACGAGCTGGCCGGGCAGGGCGGCGAACAGATCCTCGAGCGCCTGTCCAAGCTCGGCGTGGTGTTCGTGGTCTACCATCCGGGCGCCGGTCACCTGACCATCCCGCTGCAGGACATCGCCCGCTACCAGGACAACCCGATGAGCTACGCCGCGGCCAAGTGTTTCGTCTCCGAAACCCAGTATCGCCAGTGGCTCGGTCACTACCAGCAGCCCACCTGCGAGGCCAGCCTGCCGTCCGGCGAGCGTTGCGCCATGCCCATCGACCGGGTGGAAACCCCCAGCCGCTTCGTGGTCGGCGATTCCAACTGCTGCGCCCGGCACAAGGCCGGCAGCCGCCTGCGTACCGTCAGCTAG
- a CDS encoding NADPH-dependent 2,4-dienoyl-CoA reductase yields MTAQYPHLLAPLDLGFTTLKNRTLMGSMHTGLEEKPGGFERMAAYFAERARGGVGLMVTGGIGPNEEGGVYSGAAKLTTVEEAEKHKIVTKAVHEAGGKIAMQILHAGRYAYSPKSVAPSAIQAPINPFKPRELDEEGIEKQIQDFINCSVLAQQAEYDGVEIMGSEGYFINQFLAAHTNQRTDRWGGSYENRMRLPVEIVRRVREAVGPNFIIIYRLSMLDLVEGGSTWDEIVLLAKAIEKAGATLINTGIGWHEARIPTIATKVPRAAFTKVTAKLKGEVSIPLITTNRINTPEVAEQVLAEGDADMVSMARPFLADPDFVNKAAAGRADEINTCIGCNQACLDHTFGGKLTSCLVNPRACHETELNYIPTTTVKKIAVVGAGPAGLSAATVAAERGHSVTLFDASAEIGGQFNVAKRVPGKEEFYETLRYFKKKVETTGVDLRLNTRVSVDDLAKGGFDEIILATGIAPRTPAIEGIDNAKVISYLDAILQRKPVGQKVAVIGAGGIGFDVSEFITHAGEATSQNRDAFWKEWGIDGALEARGGIAGIKAEVHPAAREVFLLQRKKTKVGDGLGKTTGWIHRTGLKNKNVQMLNSVEYLKVDDQGLHIRIGEGEPQLLPVDTVIVCAGQDPLRELHEGLVAAGQSVHLIGGADVAAELDAKRAINQGSRLAAEL; encoded by the coding sequence ATGACCGCTCAGTACCCACACCTGCTGGCCCCCCTCGATCTCGGCTTCACCACCCTGAAGAACCGCACCCTGATGGGCTCCATGCACACCGGCCTGGAAGAGAAGCCGGGTGGCTTCGAGCGCATGGCGGCCTACTTCGCCGAGCGTGCCCGGGGTGGCGTCGGCCTAATGGTCACCGGCGGTATCGGCCCGAACGAGGAAGGCGGTGTGTACTCCGGCGCGGCCAAGCTGACCACCGTCGAGGAAGCCGAGAAGCACAAGATCGTCACCAAGGCGGTGCACGAAGCAGGCGGCAAGATCGCCATGCAGATCCTGCATGCCGGCCGCTATGCCTACAGCCCGAAATCGGTAGCGCCGAGCGCCATCCAGGCGCCGATCAACCCGTTCAAGCCGCGCGAGCTGGACGAGGAAGGCATCGAGAAGCAGATCCAGGACTTCATCAACTGCTCCGTGCTGGCCCAGCAGGCCGAGTACGACGGCGTCGAGATCATGGGTTCCGAAGGCTACTTCATCAACCAGTTCCTCGCCGCCCACACCAACCAGCGTACCGACCGCTGGGGCGGCAGCTACGAGAACCGCATGCGCCTGCCGGTGGAGATCGTGCGCCGCGTGCGTGAGGCCGTAGGCCCGAATTTCATCATCATCTATCGCCTGTCGATGCTCGACCTGGTGGAAGGCGGCAGCACCTGGGACGAGATCGTCCTGCTGGCCAAGGCCATCGAGAAGGCTGGCGCCACCCTTATCAACACCGGTATCGGCTGGCACGAAGCGCGTATCCCGACCATTGCCACCAAGGTGCCGCGCGCGGCCTTCACCAAGGTCACCGCCAAGCTCAAGGGCGAAGTGTCGATCCCGCTGATCACCACCAACCGCATCAACACCCCGGAAGTGGCCGAGCAGGTACTGGCCGAGGGCGACGCCGACATGGTGTCCATGGCCCGCCCGTTCCTCGCCGACCCGGACTTCGTCAACAAGGCCGCTGCCGGCCGCGCCGACGAGATCAACACCTGCATCGGCTGCAACCAGGCCTGCCTGGATCACACCTTCGGCGGCAAGCTGACCAGCTGCCTGGTCAACCCGCGTGCCTGCCACGAGACCGAGCTGAACTACATCCCCACCACCACCGTGAAGAAGATCGCCGTGGTCGGTGCCGGCCCGGCGGGCCTGTCCGCCGCCACCGTGGCGGCCGAGCGTGGCCATAGCGTGACCCTGTTCGATGCCTCCGCCGAGATCGGCGGCCAGTTCAACGTGGCCAAGCGCGTGCCGGGCAAGGAAGAGTTCTACGAGACCCTGCGCTACTTCAAGAAGAAGGTCGAGACCACTGGCGTCGACCTGCGCCTGAACACCCGCGTCAGCGTCGACGACCTGGCCAAGGGCGGCTTCGACGAGATCATCCTGGCTACCGGTATCGCCCCGCGTACCCCGGCCATCGAAGGCATCGACAACGCCAAGGTGATCAGCTACCTGGACGCCATCCTGCAGCGCAAGCCGGTCGGCCAGAAGGTCGCGGTGATCGGCGCCGGCGGTATCGGCTTCGACGTCTCCGAGTTCATCACCCATGCCGGCGAGGCCACCAGCCAGAACCGCGACGCGTTCTGGAAGGAGTGGGGCATCGACGGCGCTCTGGAAGCCCGTGGCGGCATCGCCGGGATCAAGGCCGAAGTGCACCCGGCGGCGCGCGAGGTGTTCCTGCTGCAGCGCAAGAAAACCAAGGTCGGCGACGGCCTGGGCAAGACCACCGGCTGGATCCATCGCACCGGTCTGAAGAACAAGAATGTGCAGATGCTCAACAGCGTCGAATACCTGAAGGTGGACGACCAGGGCCTGCATATCCGCATCGGCGAAGGCGAGCCGCAGCTGCTGCCGGTCGACACCGTGATCGTCTGCGCCGGCCAGGATCCGCTGCGCGAGCTGCACGAGGGCCTGGTGGCCGCCGGGCAGAGCGTGCACCTGATCGGCGGCGCCGACGTGGCGGCCGAGCTGGATGCCAAACGAGCGATCAACCAGGGCTCGCGCCTCGCCGCCGAGCTGTAA
- a CDS encoding 1-aminocyclopropane-1-carboxylate deaminase/D-cysteine desulfhydrase, whose protein sequence is MALQVPAWSPLAPLQPLHLDWLAAAGVEVAVLRLDLLDPLISGNKWFKLQPYLQAAAAAGAEGLISLGGAHSNHLHALAAAGQRFGFATAGLLRGEPQDTPTIRDLQDFGMQLHWLGYGGYRARHQADFWRPWGERYPQLYPVPEGGSGLAAARACMAIAGQAEVQLAALGWHGHDGWWLAAGTGTTLAGLVLAEAGRRPVYGALAVPPGHGVESNLSALLQEAGCANAGYRLVEAARGGFARLDDELAGFVTASEAQAGLPLEPVYTGKALLALRAEVQAGYFARGTRLLLVHTGGLQGRRAMAASRQTRA, encoded by the coding sequence GTGGCGCTGCAGGTTCCCGCCTGGAGCCCGCTTGCCCCGCTACAGCCGCTGCACCTGGACTGGCTGGCCGCTGCCGGGGTCGAGGTGGCGGTGCTGCGCCTGGATCTGCTCGATCCGCTGATCTCCGGCAACAAGTGGTTCAAGCTGCAACCTTACCTGCAGGCGGCCGCTGCTGCCGGCGCCGAGGGCCTGATCAGCCTGGGCGGCGCCCACTCCAATCACCTGCATGCCCTGGCTGCCGCCGGTCAGCGCTTTGGTTTCGCCACGGCCGGCCTGCTGCGCGGCGAGCCGCAGGACACCCCGACCATCCGCGATCTGCAGGACTTTGGCATGCAGCTGCACTGGCTCGGCTATGGCGGCTACCGCGCCCGTCATCAGGCGGATTTCTGGCGGCCCTGGGGCGAGCGCTACCCGCAGCTGTATCCGGTGCCTGAGGGTGGTAGCGGGCTGGCCGCGGCGCGGGCCTGCATGGCCATCGCTGGGCAGGCCGAGGTGCAGCTGGCCGCGCTTGGCTGGCATGGCCACGATGGCTGGTGGCTGGCCGCCGGTACCGGCACTACCCTGGCCGGGCTGGTGCTGGCCGAAGCCGGGCGCCGTCCGGTGTACGGGGCGCTGGCGGTACCGCCCGGGCATGGCGTGGAAAGTAACCTGAGCGCCCTGCTGCAAGAGGCGGGTTGCGCCAATGCAGGCTATAGATTGGTGGAGGCGGCGCGCGGCGGTTTTGCGCGCCTGGATGACGAACTGGCCGGCTTCGTCACCGCCAGCGAGGCGCAGGCGGGGCTGCCGCTGGAGCCGGTCTACACCGGCAAGGCGCTGCTGGCATTGCGCGCCGAGGTGCAGGCCGGTTACTTTGCCAGGGGCACGCGCCTGCTGCTGGTGCACACCGGTGGCCTGCAGGGGCGCCGGGCCATGGCCGCGAGCCGGCAGACCCGGGCCTGA